TTCAAAACGTACCGCGATCCTGTTATCTGTAAAGGCCCAAAGTTCCTTCTTAAGTTTGTACTGATGCTCGTTTTCCCACTTGGTAGTCAGGAATTTTACGATGGCTTCACGGCCGTTTAAAAAGACAGACCGGTTACGCCACTCGCTGTCCACAGTGTACGCTTTTGATACCTTTTCAGGGTCTTGTGAATTCCAGGCATCTTCTGCCATTTGAACTTT
The Niastella koreensis GR20-10 genome window above contains:
- a CDS encoding DUF1348 family protein, producing MEKKFPLPPFTYETAIQKVQMAEDAWNSQDPEKVSKAYTVDSEWRNRSVFLNGREAIVKFLTTKWENEHQYKLKKELWAFTDNRIAVRFEYEFHNNEGQWFRAYGNENWEFDENGLMRKRYASINDVLIEEADRRL